The following coding sequences lie in one Lolium perenne isolate Kyuss_39 chromosome 2, Kyuss_2.0, whole genome shotgun sequence genomic window:
- the LOC127336713 gene encoding patatin-like protein 1 — MAGSVVGQPVAPGQRVTILTIDGGGIRGLIPGTILAFLEARLQEQDGPDVRLADYFDCIAGTSTGGLISAMITAPGKHRRPLFAAKDINRFYLENGPYIFPQRWSALAAVIASLRRPRYTGKYLRGKIRDMLGDTRICDTLTDVVIPTFDIKLLQPIIFSTYDARSMPLKNAMLADVCISTSAAPTYLPAYYFQTADDNGKTREYNLIDGGVAANNPTMVTMTQITKKMICKDKEELYPVKPSDCGKFLVLSIGTGSTSDQGLYTAEQCSRWGIIRWLRNKGMAPIIDIFMAASSDLVDIHAAVLFQSLHSDGNYLRIQDNSLRGPAATVDAATPENMRELVRIGERMLAQRVSRVNVETGRYEEVQGAGSNADALAGFARQLSEERKTRFGRRRRSTMRGAGCSRSSC, encoded by the exons ATGGCGGGGAGTGTCGTCGGCCAGCCGGTGGCGCCGGGGCAGAGGGTGACGATCCTGACCATTGACGGTGGCGGCATCCGGGGCCTCATCCCAGGCACCATCCTCGCCTTCCTCGAAGCCAGGCTGCAGGAGCAGGACGGGCCGGACGTGCGCCTGGCAGACTACTTCGACTGCATCGCTGGGACGAGCACTGGCGGGCTCATCTCCGCTATGATCACCGCGCCCGGCAAGCACAGGCGCCCGCTCTTCGCCGCCAAGGACATCAATCGCTTCTACCTCGAGAACGGCCCATACATTTTCCCTCAAAG ATG GAGTGCGCTCGCGGCTGTGATCGCGTCGCTGCGGCGGCCGCGGTACACCGGCAAGTACCTGCGCGGCAAGATCAGGGACATGTTGGGTGACACGAGGATCTGCGACACGCTCACCGACGTCGTCATCCCCACCTTCGATATCAAGCTCCTCCAGCCCATCATCTTCTCAACATACGAC GCCAGGAGCATGCCCCTGAAGAACGCGATGCTAGCCGATGTCTGCATCAGCACATCCGCCGCTCCGACCTACCTCCCCGCCTACTACTTCCAGACCGCAGACGACAACGGCAAGACGCGCGAGTACAACCTCATCGACGGCGGTGTAGCGGCCAACAATCCG ACGATGGTTACAATGACGCAGATCACCAAGAAGATGAtttgcaaggacaaggaggagctGTACCCGGTGAAGCCGTCGGACTGCGGCAAGTTCCTGGTGCTGTCCATCGGGACGGGCTCGACGTCCGACCAGGGGCTGTACACGGCGGAGCAGTGCTCGCGGTGGGGCATCATCCGGTGGCTGCGCAACAAGGGCATGGCACCAATCATCGACATCTTCATGGCCGCCAGCTCGGACCTCGTGGACATCCACGCCGCCGTGCTCTTCCAGTCGCTGCACAGCGACGGCAACTACCTCCGCATACAGGACAACTCGCTCCGGGGTCCGGCGGCCACGGTGGACGCGGCGACGCCCGAgaacatgagggagctcgtcaggATCGGCGAGCGGATGCTGGCTCAGCGTGTGTCGAGGGTGAACGTGGAGACGGGGAGGTACGAGGAGGTGCAGGGTGCCGGGAGCAACGCCGACGCGCTTGCCGGGTTCGCCAGGCAGCTCTCCGAGGAGAGGAAGACCAGGTTCGGGCGCCGGCGCAGGAGTACCATGCGTGGGGCTGGCTGTTCGAGATCCAGCTGCTGA